The Enhydrobacter sp. sequence TTCAGCCCGAACACGAACACGCCCACCAGCGACAGCACGTTGATCAGCGTCGACAGGCCGAGCGCCCACAGGCGATGGCCCATGAAATCGATCTTCGTGTGGGCGGGAACGATATGGTGCGGCTTCCACAGCATGGCGCGGCCTCAGAGGGTGAGTTCCTTCGGCCGCCGCCAGCGCATCCAGGTCGCGAGCAGCATGCGGGTGAAGATGGTGGCGGTGAAGAGATGGGTGAGGAGCCCCAGCGACAGCGAGGTCGCGAAGCCGCGGATCGGGCCGGAGCCGAAGCCGAACAGCAGGACGCCGGCGATCAGCGCCGTGAGGTTCGAATCGATCACCGCCGCCAGCGCGCGCTCGTAGCCCGCCGTGAGCGCGCCCAGCGCCGAACGGCCGTTGGCCTTCTCCTCGCGCACGCGCTCGTAGATCAGCACGTTCGAATCGACCGACATGCCGACGGTGAGCACCAGGCCCGCGATGCCGGGCAGGGTGAGCGAGGCGCCGAGCACCGACATCCCGGCCAGCACCAGCAGCAGGTTCACCCCCATGGCGAGGTTGGCGAAGCCGCCGAACAGCGGGCCGTAGGTGCCGAACATGAAGAACATCACCAGTCCCGTGCCGACCACGGCGGCGACCGTGCCGGCGTGGATCGCGTCGGCGCCGAGATCGGCCCCCACCGTGCGCTCCTCGATGATGGTGAGGGTCGCGGGCAGCGCGCCCGAGCGCAGCAGCAGCGCCTGCTCCTGGGTCTGCTGCGGCGTGAAGGCGCCGGTGATGATGCCGCTGCCGCCGCAGATCGCGCTCTGCACGACCGGGGCGCTGATGATCTCGTTGTCGAGCTGGATGGCGAGCCGCTTGCCAATGTTGTGGCGGGTGGCGGCGCAGAACGAGCGGCCGCCGGCGGCGTTGAAGGTGAAGCTGATGATCGGCCGGCCGCCCTGCTGCTGGCTCTCGAACGTCGCCTTGGCGTCGTCGAGATCCTCGCCGCCCACGATCACGCGCTTGAAGATCGGCAGGCAGAGCGGATGGTAGCGGCGGCAGATCTGCTCGGGCGACAGACGCGGATTGGCGCTCTGGATCTCGTCGAAGGCCTTGGGGTTGGCGGCCTTGAGCGCCTGCATGCCCTCGCGCGTGGGCACCAGCGCCGTGGTCGGCGGCAGCACCGAGGGCAGGCCGCCGCCGCTGCTGGCGGCGAGATCCTCGTTGACCAGGTGGAAAGTGAGCTTGGCGGTCTGGTTGATCTTGCGCTTGAGGTCGGTCGTGTCCTTGATGCCCGGCACCTGCAGCAGGATGCGGTCGTCGCCCTCGCGCACGATGGTGGGCTCGATCGTCCCGGTCTCATCGACGCGCCGGCGCAGGATCTCGATCGACTGGTCGATCACCTCCTTGCGCTTGCGCGTGAGCTCCTGGGGCGAGAAGCTGATGTCGATCTTGGGCCCGGCCCCTTCCGTCACCAGGCTGGGATCGACGGCGCGGATCGCCTCGATCGCGGTGGCGCGCTGGCCCTCGTCGCGCAGCTCGACCGTGACATGGCCGTTGGGCTCGACCGTCAGCTCCTTGAAGCCCACCTGCTTCTTGCGCAGCTCGCCGCGCACCGAATCGGCGACGTTGGTCATCCGCTCGTTCAGCACGCCGCGCAGGTCGGCCTCCAGCAGGAAGTGCGCGCCGCCGCGCAGGTCGAGGCCGAGATTGATGCGGTTCTGCGCGTACCACTTGGGCAGCAGGTCGTCGATCGACTCGGGCAGGATGTTGGGCAGCGCGAACAGGCCGGCGAGCGCCGTGAAGACGATGATGGCGATGGTCTGCCAACGCGGGAGGTGGAGCATACCCGATTACCCTGCGATGCCGCCGCGACCGGCGGCCGTCCTACTTCTTCCCGAACAGCCCGGCCAGCAGGCCCTTCCGCTCCGGCGCCGCCGCACGCTGCGGCAGCAGCGGCTTCTCGTCCTCGTCGGCCTCCTTGGCGCCGCGCACCGACTCGCCGCGCGTCAGGATGTCGGTGATGGTCTGCTTGATGATGCGCACGCGCACGCCCTCGGCCAACTCGACCTGCAGCTCGTTCTCGCCGATCACCTTGGTGACGAGACCGATGATGCCGCCGCCGGTGACCACGCGGTCGCCGCGCTTGACGCCCGCCAGCATCTCCTTCTGCGCCTTCACCTTGGCCTGCTGCGGGCGGATCAGCAGGAAGTAGAAGACGACGAAGATGAGGATGAGCGGGAAGAGCTGCACCAGGAAATCCGAGCCGCCGCCCGCGCCGCCACCCTGCGCCCAAGCCTCTGAAATGAACATCTGCCGCTCCGATTCTTCCGGCCGTCGAAAAGCGGGCGGACTATAGCGGTCCGCAGCCGCTTTGCAACGCAAGCGCCGGGCGATATGGTCACCCCCTTTCGCCGGCCCCCGACCTTCCTGTCAACGATGGATCAAGACCTTAAAGCAACGCTTTCACGCATCGCCGAAGCCCTCGACCGCCTCGCACCGTCGCCGCCGGCGAGAGCCGATCTCGCCGGCTTCGAGGCCTATGTATGGCATGCCGCGGGCAACCGGCTCGAGGCGGTCCCGCGGGTCAACCGCGTCGATCTCGACCTCCTGCAGGGCATCGACCGCCAGAAAGCCACATTGCTCGAGAATACGCGCCGCTTCGCCAGAGGCCTGCCGGCCAACAACGCGCTCCTGTGGGGCGCGCGCGGCGCCGGCAAGAGCTCGATCGTGAAGGCGACCCATGCCCACGTGAATCGCGAGATGGGCGGCCCGCCCGGGCCGCTGGCGCTGATCGAGATCCACCGCGAGGATATTCCGTCGCTGCCGGCGCTGCTGGCGCGCGTGCGCGAGAGCAAGCGGCGCTTCGTGGTGTTCTGCGACGACCTGTCCTTCGACGGGCAGGACGCCGCCTACAAGTCGCTGAAGGCGGTGCTCGACGGCGGCATCGAGGGCCGCCCGGAGAACGTGCTGTTCTACGCCACCTCCAACCGCCGCCACCTGATGCCGCGCGACATGATCGAGAACGAGCGCTCGACGGCGATCAACCCGTCGGAGGCGGTCGAGGAGAAGGTCTCGCTGTCGGACCGATTCGGCCTGTGGCTGGGCTTCCACAACGCCGACCAGGACACTTTTTTCGCGATGATCGAGGGCTACGCGCGGCACTATCGTCTCGACGTGCCGGTCGAGGAGCTGCGCCGGCAGGCGGTCGAATGGTCGGTGACGCGCGGCGCGCGCTCGGGCCGCGTCGCCTGGCAGTTCATCCAGGAAGTGGCGGGCCAGCTCGGCAAGAAACTGGGGTGATGCGATGGGCGATCCGCAGGACGTGCTGTTCTCGCCGGCGGTCAAGGCGGAGCAGGCGCGTCTCGGATCGCGCGCCCAGTTCGAGGGCCGGAGCTGGCAGACCGGGATCACGCCCGATCTCCGCCGGTTCCTCGACGCCATCGACACCTTCTTCTTCGCGACCGCGAGCGCCGACGGCCGTCCCTACGTGCAGCACAAGGGCGGACCGGCCGGCTTCCTGAAGCCGATCGGCACCCACACCCTCGCCTTCGCCGACTTCGCCGGCAACCGGCAGTACATCACGCTCGGCCACCTGCGCGAGAACGACCGCGCCCTCATCTTCATCCCCCACTTCGCCACCCGGCAGCGGCTGAAGCTGTGGGGCCGCGCGCGCATCGTCGAGGGCGACCTCGAGCTGATGGAGCGGCTGGTCGATCCCGCCTACAAGGCGCGGCCCGAACGTGCGATCGTGTTCACGCTCGAGGCCTGGGACGTCAATTGCCACCAGAACATCGTCGCGCGCTACAGCGAGGCCGAGATCGCGCCGGCGGTGGACAAGCTCGTCGCCCGGATAAAGGAGCTGGAAGAGGAAGTGGCGCGGCTGAAAGGCGGCGGAGAGTAGAAAGATCCCTCGCCTTCGGCTCGGGATGACACAGCAAAATGGCGTGTCATCCCGAGCGCAGAGCGAGGGATCTTTGGCCTCTTAAGCTTTGGCCTTCTGCCGCACGATCTTGACCGTCGAGGTCGAGTGGACGATCAGGCGGCCCTTCTCGTCCCTGAGATCGCCGTCGAGGAAGCCGACGGAACCGCCCCAGCGCTGGACGCGCCCCTCGGCGAAGACGATGCCGGGGCCCATCGCCTCGAAGAAGCTCACCTTGATCTCGAGCGTGGGCACCGCGACCGAGAGCTTGCCCCGGGCGATGGCGGCCGTCGCCATCGCCGTATCGACCATGCCGGTCAGGAACCCGCCCTGGCAGATCCTGCCCTGCGAATGGCAGAAGGCCGGCACGACCTCGAACCGGAAGCGGGCGATGCCGCGCGCCGAATCGACCTCCAGCAATTCGCCGTTCAGCGTCCTCGATGCCTCGGCGGGCGAGGCCCGCAGGAGATCGAGCAGATCGGAGTCGGTGACGGACTCGGCGTCGATATGGGCAAAGTCGGGATGGGCGGAACTCATGGCGCGCGGACTATAGCGAACCGGCCGCGCCGCGCACCTTCTCCAGAAGCTCGATCAGGGTGCGCGTTTCGGCGGCCGAAAGGCCCGCCGTGATGCGCTTCTCGTGCGCCTTCACGAGCCGCGCGAACTTCGCCAGCGCCTTCTCGCCGGCGGGCGTCAGCGCGAGGGCGTGGGTGCGGCCGTCGGTCGGCGAGGCGTGCCGCATCAGAAAGCCGCGCGCCTGCAGGCGGTTCAGGATCGGCACCAGGGTCGAGCGGTCGATGGCGAGCGCACGCGCCAGCGCCATCTGGCTCAGCCCCTTGTTGCGCTCGACCAGCACCAGCAGCCCGAACTCGCCCGGCGTCAGCGCCTCGCCCGCCCGCGCGAAGGTGCCAGCGAAATCGGCGAACACGGCCGACTGGGCGCGCCGCAGCCCGTAGCCCAGGAGCTGGGGCAGCATGCCGCGATCGAGGCTTTCGGCCCGCGGCTTGCCGTTGGGCGGGGAACTGGCCATGGCCCAAGTGGTAGACGGAGATTGTTGGGGGAGCAACCAATGCGGGCTCTGTCCCGAGACCCCATATCTGCCGTGCCTTTGCAAGCACGCGAGGGCTTAACTCTTTTGTACTTGTGATGTAGATAGTTGGGGGATCAAACAAATTTGCCTCCCCTCACCCTCTCCAGGCGTTGTTCCGGCATGAGCTTCAAGGTCCATATCGTTCCGGCCGGTCGCACCATCGAGGTGACGACCGGCGCCACGATCCTCGAGACGGCGCTCGAGGCCGGCATCGCCTATCCGCACGGCTGCCAGTCGGGCAATTGCGGCACCTGCAAGTCGCACCTGGTGAAGGGCGAGGTGAGCATGGAGGGCTATTCGGAGTTCGCGCTGGCCGGTGAAGAGAAGGAGCGCGGCCTGATCCTCGCCTGCCGCGCCGTGCCCTGGGAGGACTGCGAGGTGGCATGGCTCGAGGAGGACGACCTGATCGTCCATCCCCGCCGCGTGCTTTCCTGCACGGTCGCTGGCCTCGACGACGCGACGCACGACATCAAGCGCGTGCGGCTCGAGATCCTGTCCGGCGGCCCGTTCGACTTCTCGGCCGGCCAGTATGCCTCCGTCACCTTCGACGGCTGCCAGCCGCGCGACTATTCGATGGCGAACGTGCCCGGCGATCCGGTGCTGGAGTTCCATGTGCGGCGCACCGAGGGCGGCGCGACCAGCGCCTATGTCGGCGAGCGGCTGAAGGTGGGCGATGCCGTGCGCGTCGAGGGCCCGTTCGGCAGCTCCTACTTGCGCGAGGCCCATCGCGGGCCGATCATCGCCGTGGCCGGCGGCTCGGGCATGGCGCCCCTGAAGTCGATCGTCGAGCGCGCGCTGGCCCGGGCGCTGCCGCAGCACATCTACTTCTATTTCGGCGTCCGCAGCGAGCGCGATCTCTACCTGCACGACCATTTCGCCGCTCTGGCGCGCAAGCACGAGAACCTCCACTTCACACCCGTGCTCAGCGAGACGACGGGCGGGCCGTGGCGGACCGGTCTGGTGCACGAGGCGGTCGCGCGGGACTTCGACGAGTTCGACGGCTGCAAGGCCTATCTCGCCGGCCCGCCGGTCATGGTCGAGGCGGCGACGAAGCTTTTCGAGAGGCGCGGCATGCGACGCATCGACGTGCATGCCGACGCCTTCTACACGGCGGCCGAGATGGCCAGTGCCGGCAGGAAAACGGGAGCGGAGCTATGACGGGACTGCTGGAAGGACGGTCGGCCATCGTGACGGGTGCCGGCCGCGGCATCGGCGGCGCGATCGCCGAGGCGCTGGCGGCCGAGGGCGCGAGCGTGGTCGTGGCCGATGTCGGCGCCTCCATCTCGGGCGACGGCGCCGATCCCGGTCCCGCGCGGGAGGTCGCGGCGGCGATCGGCAAGAAGGCGGTCGCCTTCACCGAAAGCGTGGCCTCGCCAGGCGTCGCCAGGCTGCTGGTGGAGACGGCGGTGAAGCAGTTCGGCGGCATCGACATCGTGGTCAACAACGCCGCGATCCTGCGCGACGCGTTCGTCTTCCGCGCCGATCCACGCGACTGGGACGCGGTGATCCGCAACAACCTCTCCGCGCCGTTCTACCTGATCAATGCGGCCTCGGCCGTCATGCGCGAGCAAGGCAAGGCAGGGCGCGGCGGCAAGGGCGGCTACGACTGGGGCCGCATCGTCAACATGGTCTCCTCGGCCGGCCTCTACGGCAATCTCGGCCAGGCCGCCTATGCCAGCGCCAAGGCGGGCCTGTTCGGCCTCACGCGCGTTGCGGCCATGGACCTGCAGCGCGCGGCGATCACGGTGAACGCCGTGGCGCCGTTCGCGCGCACACGCGTCACCGACATCATCCAGCCCGCCAACGAGGCGCAGAAGACCTACAAGGAGCGCGCGCTCAAGATCGGTGCGCACCATGTCGCGAATCTCGTGACGGCGCTCTGCGCGCCCGCCGCCAAGGGCATCACCGGCCAGCTCCTGGGCGTGCGCGGACGCGAGGTCTTCCTGTTCGGCCAGCCGCGCCCGATCGCCCGGCTCGAGGTCGGGAAGCCGGAGACGCTCGCCGACGATCTGGTGGCCAGGCTCGCCGGCCAGTTCACCGACCTCACCACCGATCTCGAAGCCTTCAACACCGAACCTCTCGTCTGATGGAGCCCGCCATGACCGACCTCGTCGTCAAGACCGTCGAAGAGCTGAAGAATGCGCCCGAGGAGTATCGCGAGGCGGTCGCCAAGCTGGTGATCAGCCACGCCGTGAACGAGCTCTACGGCGCGCAGGTGTTCGACGAGCCGGCCATCGCCTATGCGCCGACGCCCTATGCCAAGTGGCTGACCTGCCGCGTCGCCATGGAGGAATACGGCCATCACGTGCGCTTCAAGCAGCTCGGCGTGCAGATCGGCATCCCCGAGGCGCGCATGGTGCCGGGCTCGGGCAAGAAGCCGCTCTCGATCTTCGAGTTCCCGCTCAAGACCTGGGAGGAGTTCGTCGCCATCAAGCTGCTGGCCGATCTGGCCGAGATCCTGCAGGTCGAGGACCTGCTGCACTGCACGTTCCATCCGCTGCGCAATCTCGCCCGCGCCACCATGCCGGAGGAGCGCTTCCACGCGCAGTTCGGCGAGGATTTCTCCGCCGAGCTCGTGAAGACGCCCGAGGGCAAGGCGAAGCTGCAGGCGGCGGTGAACGAATACTGGCCTTACTTGCCGAGGTTCTTCGGCGGCTCGAAGTCGAAGAACAACGAGATCTTCCGCAAGTGGAAGATCAAGCAGCGCACCAACGACGAGATGCGCGAGGACTATGTCAAGCGCGCCACCGAGGTCGCCGCGAAATACGGCCTCACCCTGCCCGCGCTCCGTCAGGCGGCGTGACGCCGTTGGAGCGCAACAAGGAGCAAGCTACGCGCTCCAGCCTCTTCCGTGTCATCCCGAGCGCAGCGAGGGATCCTTGATCGGCACCGCGAAAGATCCCTCGCTACGCTCGGGATGACACCGGAATGGATGAAGCGGTATCTCTCCGACCACGGGATTGCTCCCAGCCATGAGCGTCGCTCCTCTTCCGCGCGCCGTGCTCGACTCCTTCCGCACGGAAGTGAAAGCGGCGTCGTGGTTCGCGGCGCTGGGCGAGCCGCTGACCGACGGCGATCGGGCGGACGCGGTTGCCTATGCCGAAGCGCTCGGGCTGGGGCGGCTTGCCGTCGACCGGGTGCACGACTGGCCCTCTGCCGAATGGCTGCTGAAGACGCCCGGCCCCTCCGACTGGTGGGATCGCGAGGACGCCTTGCGCAAGGCGCTGCTCGCCGAGGCCGAAGCACGCTTCCCCGAACGCGCGCTGTGGACGGCGCTGACCGAGCTCACGACCGAAGCCGGCGACCTCGTGCATGGCAAGGCCGCCGCGGCCGCCGCGCGTATGGGCAGCGCCGCACCGGCTTCGATCCATGTCGCAGCCGGCGCTGCGGCGCAGGCCGTCCACCAGCTCGCGCTCGCGCGGCTCGCCGGAAACGAGAGCCCGCCGTTCGAAAGCAAGTTCCACCTGTTCGCCGCGGGCCGCTGGCCGTTGGGCGTCGTGGGCTCTAGCCCGGATTTCTCAAACCATCATCTCTGACGTCATGATCGGCGGGCAGTCGAAGATGGTGGCCCGCGTGGATGCGGCGAAGAGGGAGCGGGCGTGAACGCGGGCGAGCGGCAACACGCCGCGGGCTGCGACGCTATCTGGGCGAATGTGGCCTATGCGCTGTCTGGGTCGTCAGCGGGCGGCGGCAGCGAGTGAGATCCAGGCCTGCTTGAAGGAGCGCTGGTTGGGCCAGGCCGAGGCCATGGCGAGCCTGATGCGTCGCACGCTGATGGTGATCAGCGCCCCGATCTTGAGCAGCGCCAGGCGGATCGAGCCGCAGCTCGCCTGGGCGAAGCGGGTGTGCCTGAGCCCGATGCGGCGCAAGGCGCAGAGCAGCACATAAGCCATCGAGGCAAACCACAGGCGCAGCTGGTTGGCGCACATGGTGGCGGCCGAGGTACGGTCGGCGAACAGCTCGCCCTGGCACTCCTTGAGGCGGTTCTCCATGTCGCCGCGCGCGCAGTACAGCTTCTCGTAGATCGCCCGGGCCTTGCCGCCCTTCAGCGAGGTCACCACGAAGCGCGGGTTGGCCTCGCCGTGCGTCCATTCCGCCTTGGCGATGACCCGTCGCCTGCTGCTCCAGCTGTCGCGCGTCGACCACAGGAAGTCCTTGAAGCGGCGGGCCGGCCGACCGGTCCGCCGGCTTTCGGCCTGGGCGGCCGCCAACTCGGCCTCGATCTCGCCCGCCAGCCGAACGTTGCGCGCCAGGCCGAAGAGGTAGTCCACCCCGTTGGCCTCGCACCAGGCCATCAGCGACTCGCGAGCGAAGCCCGAATCGGCCCGCAGCAGGATTTGCACCCGTGGCCAGTGTCGGCGGAGCTGCGCCACGATCCGCGCCACCTCCTCCGCCGCCCCCGCCGAGGCATCGATGTTGGAGCGTCGCAGCTTGGCCGCCAGCAGATGACGGCCGCAGAAGATGTAGAGCGGCAGGTAGCAATAGCCGTCGTAGTAGCCGTGGAAAAACCGCCCCTCCTGCTCACCGTGCAGCGGATCGTCGGTGGCGTCCAGGTCGAGCACGATCTGCGACGGCGCCCGCTTGTGCGCCTCCACAAACACCGCCACGAACAGCCGCTCGATCGCCGCCGGGTCGTGGTCGATCTTGTGGTACAGCGAGCGCCCAGGCCCGCTCAGTTCCAGCCGGTTCAGCGTGCTCTTGCCGGCCACCGGCGCGCAGTCCCGGCGGCGCGCCGTGAGCTTGCCCGCCAGCACCGCAAACAGCCGATCGTGGCGCAGATGGTCGTGGTCGTTGAGGTCCTCGTAGCCCAGCGCCAGCCCGTACACCCGCTGCCCCACCAGCGTCCGCACCGCGTGCTCGACCAGCGACGGGTCTCGAAAGTCCCTAAAGCAGCCGGCTAACCGATCGATCAGTCCGAGCGCCCGATCCGTCGCTCCCAGCAACAGCCCGCCGGCGTCCGGTGTGATCGACCCGCCGTCGAACGACGCAACCACCGCCCGCCTTTCAACAGGTGCAAATCCAAACAAATCCGCAATACACTCTGTCGGCATCGGAGCGGCTTCCTTTCTCGGATAAAGTCGTTGTCGCAAAACAACTTTCTCAGAGTCAGCCCTCCGATGCACCTCTCTCCTTTGAGATATCCGGGCTAGGCTGGTCCTCTTCTGAAGAGGACGCACATGGCTTCCTATCGCGCGCCCGAGCGCACCACCGGCCGGCTGAAGCGGCCGTTCGGCACGCTTTATTATGAAGTCACCGGCAGCGGGCCGGCGCTCCTCTTCGCCCACGGTCTCGGCGGCAACCATCTGAGCTGGTGGCAGCAGGTCGCGCACTTCGCCCCCCGCTACACCTGCGTGACCTTCGCCCATCGCGGCTTCGCGCCGTCCGACTCTATCGCTGGCGGGCCGGACCCGGCCGACTATGCCGGCGACCTTGCGGCGCTGATCGAGCATCTGAAGCTCGACGACGTGCGGCTGGTCGGCCAGTCGATGGGCGGCTGGACGATGCTGGAATACGCGATCGCCCACCCCGCGCGCGTGACGGCGCTGGTGCTGAGCTCGACCTCGGGCACGCTCGACCGGCGCGGCTGCGATCCGTCGGGCGGCGCGGAATACGACGCCTGGTCCCGGAAGGCCGAAGCGGCGATCGCCGACGGTCGCAGCAGAGATATCCATCCCGCCATGGGCGCAAGAGCGGCGGAGCGCTTCCCGGCGCTGCATCTTCTCTACCGAAGCATCGACGAGATGGCCGGGGTGCTCGACAAGGAGGCGCTGCGCGCCGGGCTGCGGCGCACCGCGACCCGCACGCTCGCCGACCTCGCGGACTTCAAGGTCCCGACGCTGCTGATCGGCGGCGCCGACGACGTCGTGTTCCCCGCCTTCCTCGCCAGGGCGATCGCGGCACGCCTGCCGTGCGCCGAGGCCCACATCCTGCCCGACTGCGGCCACTCGCCCTATTTCGAGCAGGCGGCAACGTTCAACGATCTGGTCGAGTCGTTCTTGCGCACGGGGTCATCCCGAGCGCGAGCGAGGGATCTTTAGTCGGCGTCGTGAAGGATCCCTCGCTCCGCTCGGGATGACACGGCTACACTGGTCGGGTTCCCAGGGGAGGCGAGGCATGCAGCGTCGTTCGTTTCTCGCAGCGCCGGCCGCGTTGCTGGCAAGCAAGGCCTTCGCGCAGACGCCGGCCAGGACGCTGCGCGTGGTGATGCATTCGGATCTCAAGATCATCGATCCGATCTGGACCACGGCCTACATCGTCCGCAACCACGGCTACATGATCTACGACACGCTGTTCGCGCTCGACGGCAAGCTCGAGCCCCGGCCGCAGATGGTCGAGAGCTGGACGACGAGCGACGACGGCCTGGTCTGGACGTTCAGGCTGCGCGACCGCCTCAAGTGGAACGACGGCCCGCCGGTGACCTCGGCCGACGTCCTGCCCTCCCTCAAGCGCTGGATGGACAAGGATGCGGTGGGCGGCCTGCTGGCCAAGGCCATGAAGGAGATGACCGCGCCCGACGAGCGAACCTTCAGGATCGCGCTCAAGGAGCCGTTCAGCCTGATCCTGAAGGCGCTCGCCAAGCCCGCCTCGGTGCCGCTGTTCGTCATGCCCGGGCGCGTGGCCGAGACGCCGGTCAATCAGCAGATCTCCGACACGACGGGCTGCGGCCCCTTCGTCTTCAAGCGCGACGAATGGAAGCCCGGCGAGAAGGTCGTCTATGTACGCAATCCCGACTACGTGCCGCGCGCCGAGCCGCCGTCGGGGCTGGCGGGCGGCAAGGTCGCGAAGCTCGAGCGCGTCGAATGGCTCTCCATCGCCGACATGCAGACGGCGATCAACGCGCTGATCTCGGGCGAGATCGACATGATCGAGGCGCCGAGCCACGACCTGCTGCCGGTGCTGGAGAAGGATCGCGACATCGAGATCGTCATCCCAGACACGCTCGGCAACACCTACCTCCTGCGCTTCAACTGGAAGCAGCCGCCGACCAGCGACCTGCGCATCCGCCGCGCCGCCGAGCTCGCGCTGCGGCAGGACGACTTCCTGAAGGCGGTGATCGGCGACCCGCGCTACTATAAAGTCTGCAGGGCGATGTTCGGCTGCGGCACGCCGTTCGAGAATGCGGCCGGCATGGACGGCATCCTGCAGGGCGACTTCGAGGGCTCGAGGAAGCTCCTGAAGGAAGCGGGCTACGACGGCACGCCGATCGTGCTGCTACAATCGAC is a genomic window containing:
- a CDS encoding MarR family transcriptional regulator, with translation MASSPPNGKPRAESLDRGMLPQLLGYGLRRAQSAVFADFAGTFARAGEALTPGEFGLLVLVERNKGLSQMALARALAIDRSTLVPILNRLQARGFLMRHASPTDGRTHALALTPAGEKALAKFARLVKAHEKRITAGLSAAETRTLIELLEKVRGAAGSL
- a CDS encoding IS1380 family transposase yields the protein MPTECIADLFGFAPVERRAVVASFDGGSITPDAGGLLLGATDRALGLIDRLAGCFRDFRDPSLVEHAVRTLVGQRVYGLALGYEDLNDHDHLRHDRLFAVLAGKLTARRRDCAPVAGKSTLNRLELSGPGRSLYHKIDHDPAAIERLFVAVFVEAHKRAPSQIVLDLDATDDPLHGEQEGRFFHGYYDGYCYLPLYIFCGRHLLAAKLRRSNIDASAGAAEEVARIVAQLRRHWPRVQILLRADSGFARESLMAWCEANGVDYLFGLARNVRLAGEIEAELAAAQAESRRTGRPARRFKDFLWSTRDSWSSRRRVIAKAEWTHGEANPRFVVTSLKGGKARAIYEKLYCARGDMENRLKECQGELFADRTSAATMCANQLRLWFASMAYVLLCALRRIGLRHTRFAQASCGSIRLALLKIGALITISVRRIRLAMASAWPNQRSFKQAWISLAAAAR
- a CDS encoding 2Fe-2S iron-sulfur cluster-binding protein, producing the protein MSFKVHIVPAGRTIEVTTGATILETALEAGIAYPHGCQSGNCGTCKSHLVKGEVSMEGYSEFALAGEEKERGLILACRAVPWEDCEVAWLEEDDLIVHPRRVLSCTVAGLDDATHDIKRVRLEILSGGPFDFSAGQYASVTFDGCQPRDYSMANVPGDPVLEFHVRRTEGGATSAYVGERLKVGDAVRVEGPFGSSYLREAHRGPIIAVAGGSGMAPLKSIVERALARALPQHIYFYFGVRSERDLYLHDHFAALARKHENLHFTPVLSETTGGPWRTGLVHEAVARDFDEFDGCKAYLAGPPVMVEAATKLFERRGMRRIDVHADAFYTAAEMASAGRKTGAEL
- a CDS encoding PaaI family thioesterase; translated protein: MSSAHPDFAHIDAESVTDSDLLDLLRASPAEASRTLNGELLEVDSARGIARFRFEVVPAFCHSQGRICQGGFLTGMVDTAMATAAIARGKLSVAVPTLEIKVSFFEAMGPGIVFAEGRVQRWGGSVGFLDGDLRDEKGRLIVHSTSTVKIVRQKAKA
- a CDS encoding alpha/beta hydrolase, whose translation is MASYRAPERTTGRLKRPFGTLYYEVTGSGPALLFAHGLGGNHLSWWQQVAHFAPRYTCVTFAHRGFAPSDSIAGGPDPADYAGDLAALIEHLKLDDVRLVGQSMGGWTMLEYAIAHPARVTALVLSSTSGTLDRRGCDPSGGAEYDAWSRKAEAAIADGRSRDIHPAMGARAAERFPALHLLYRSIDEMAGVLDKEALRAGLRRTATRTLADLADFKVPTLLIGGADDVVFPAFLARAIAARLPCAEAHILPDCGHSPYFEQAATFNDLVESFLRTGSSRARARDL
- the secD gene encoding protein translocase subunit SecD → MLHLPRWQTIAIIVFTALAGLFALPNILPESIDDLLPKWYAQNRINLGLDLRGGAHFLLEADLRGVLNERMTNVADSVRGELRKKQVGFKELTVEPNGHVTVELRDEGQRATAIEAIRAVDPSLVTEGAGPKIDISFSPQELTRKRKEVIDQSIEILRRRVDETGTIEPTIVREGDDRILLQVPGIKDTTDLKRKINQTAKLTFHLVNEDLAASSGGGLPSVLPPTTALVPTREGMQALKAANPKAFDEIQSANPRLSPEQICRRYHPLCLPIFKRVIVGGEDLDDAKATFESQQQGGRPIISFTFNAAGGRSFCAATRHNIGKRLAIQLDNEIISAPVVQSAICGGSGIITGAFTPQQTQEQALLLRSGALPATLTIIEERTVGADLGADAIHAGTVAAVVGTGLVMFFMFGTYGPLFGGFANLAMGVNLLLVLAGMSVLGASLTLPGIAGLVLTVGMSVDSNVLIYERVREEKANGRSALGALTAGYERALAAVIDSNLTALIAGVLLFGFGSGPIRGFATSLSLGLLTHLFTATIFTRMLLATWMRWRRPKELTL
- a CDS encoding SDR family NAD(P)-dependent oxidoreductase yields the protein MTGLLEGRSAIVTGAGRGIGGAIAEALAAEGASVVVADVGASISGDGADPGPAREVAAAIGKKAVAFTESVASPGVARLLVETAVKQFGGIDIVVNNAAILRDAFVFRADPRDWDAVIRNNLSAPFYLINAASAVMREQGKAGRGGKGGYDWGRIVNMVSSAGLYGNLGQAAYASAKAGLFGLTRVAAMDLQRAAITVNAVAPFARTRVTDIIQPANEAQKTYKERALKIGAHHVANLVTALCAPAAKGITGQLLGVRGREVFLFGQPRPIARLEVGKPETLADDLVARLAGQFTDLTTDLEAFNTEPLV
- a CDS encoding Phenylacetic acid catabolic protein, which codes for MTDLVVKTVEELKNAPEEYREAVAKLVISHAVNELYGAQVFDEPAIAYAPTPYAKWLTCRVAMEEYGHHVRFKQLGVQIGIPEARMVPGSGKKPLSIFEFPLKTWEEFVAIKLLADLAEILQVEDLLHCTFHPLRNLARATMPEERFHAQFGEDFSAELVKTPEGKAKLQAAVNEYWPYLPRFFGGSKSKNNEIFRKWKIKQRTNDEMREDYVKRATEVAAKYGLTLPALRQAA
- the yajC gene encoding preprotein translocase subunit YajC; the encoded protein is MFISEAWAQGGGAGGGSDFLVQLFPLILIFVVFYFLLIRPQQAKVKAQKEMLAGVKRGDRVVTGGGIIGLVTKVIGENELQVELAEGVRVRIIKQTITDILTRGESVRGAKEADEDEKPLLPQRAAAPERKGLLAGLFGKK
- a CDS encoding pyridoxamine 5'-phosphate oxidase family protein, which gives rise to MGDPQDVLFSPAVKAEQARLGSRAQFEGRSWQTGITPDLRRFLDAIDTFFFATASADGRPYVQHKGGPAGFLKPIGTHTLAFADFAGNRQYITLGHLRENDRALIFIPHFATRQRLKLWGRARIVEGDLELMERLVDPAYKARPERAIVFTLEAWDVNCHQNIVARYSEAEIAPAVDKLVARIKELEEEVARLKGGGE
- a CDS encoding ATP-binding protein is translated as MDQDLKATLSRIAEALDRLAPSPPARADLAGFEAYVWHAAGNRLEAVPRVNRVDLDLLQGIDRQKATLLENTRRFARGLPANNALLWGARGAGKSSIVKATHAHVNREMGGPPGPLALIEIHREDIPSLPALLARVRESKRRFVVFCDDLSFDGQDAAYKSLKAVLDGGIEGRPENVLFYATSNRRHLMPRDMIENERSTAINPSEAVEEKVSLSDRFGLWLGFHNADQDTFFAMIEGYARHYRLDVPVEELRRQAVEWSVTRGARSGRVAWQFIQEVAGQLGKKLG